A single Cupriavidus sp. D39 DNA region contains:
- a CDS encoding NAD(P)H-quinone oxidoreductase, which produces MIVVDVPRHGGPEVLSVQERPEPKPAAGEVLIRVQAAGVNRPDVMQRAGIYPMPPDAPSVPGLEVAGTVSALGDGVTHWKVGDRVCALLIGGGYAEYVAVPGGQCMPIPGGIDMVLAAALPEAAFTAWSALIEHGRLKAGENLLVHGGTSGVGSLALQWAKHLGAKIFATAGSAEKCNVCRSLGADVAINYREQDYERLVYEHTDGRGVDVILDMVGAPYFARNLAAIARDGRMVYIAHPMGRELTVDIGTVMMKRAYITGTTLRHRTLEQKAEIAREIEATLWPLVADGRVRPLVNRVFPLRDAAEAHSHLESGDNIGKIVLQVDGA; this is translated from the coding sequence ATGATTGTTGTCGATGTCCCCCGCCACGGTGGCCCCGAAGTCCTCAGTGTCCAGGAGCGCCCGGAGCCCAAGCCCGCAGCGGGTGAGGTGCTGATTCGCGTGCAGGCGGCCGGCGTTAACAGGCCGGACGTCATGCAGCGCGCCGGGATCTATCCGATGCCTCCCGACGCACCGAGCGTGCCAGGTCTTGAGGTGGCTGGCACCGTGTCGGCTCTGGGTGACGGCGTGACGCACTGGAAGGTCGGCGATCGAGTCTGCGCCCTGCTCATCGGCGGCGGCTATGCGGAGTACGTTGCTGTTCCGGGAGGTCAGTGCATGCCGATTCCGGGCGGGATTGACATGGTACTGGCGGCAGCATTGCCGGAGGCCGCATTCACCGCTTGGAGCGCACTGATCGAACATGGCCGCCTGAAAGCTGGTGAAAACCTGCTCGTTCATGGGGGAACCAGCGGCGTGGGATCATTGGCCTTGCAGTGGGCCAAGCACCTGGGCGCTAAGATATTCGCAACCGCCGGCAGTGCCGAGAAGTGCAATGTGTGCCGGTCCTTGGGCGCCGACGTCGCGATCAATTACCGCGAGCAAGACTATGAGCGACTGGTCTACGAGCATACCGACGGTCGGGGTGTCGACGTCATTCTGGATATGGTGGGCGCGCCTTACTTCGCGAGGAACCTGGCGGCCATTGCGCGCGACGGTCGTATGGTCTACATTGCCCACCCAATGGGCCGAGAGCTCACGGTGGACATTGGAACCGTAATGATGAAGCGTGCCTACATCACCGGTACCACGCTTCGTCACCGGACCCTTGAGCAGAAGGCCGAGATCGCTCGCGAGATCGAGGCGACACTGTGGCCATTGGTTGCGGATGGGCGCGTGCGACCGCTGGTCAACCGCGTGTTTCCACTGCGTGACGCAGCCGAGGCGCATTCCCATCTGGAAAGTGGCGACAACATTGGCAAGATCGTTCTACAAGTCGACGGCGCGTAG
- a CDS encoding Bug family tripartite tricarboxylate transporter substrate binding protein, with protein MAEPLGKRLKQPVIIENKPGANGVLATQEVARSAADGHTLVIGVPATIAINPSLYKLSFDPIKDLRPVAQLAIARFVIVTAPSSGIQSLQQLIAQAKANPGKYSYASYGNGSAPHLAGQMLTTTAGVDINHIPYKGSTAALFDVISGRVSFMFDVVANVQQHVQAGTLKVIAAAGEQAPPQFPNVPTAQSVVPGLALDGWVGVFAPVGTPAAVVNRLSTELNEVLKEQGLKRRLTDLGFDVVGSTPEQLLETIRKDHATYTKAVQSAGLRNE; from the coding sequence GTGGCCGAGCCGCTTGGCAAGCGCCTGAAGCAACCCGTTATCATCGAGAACAAACCGGGAGCCAACGGGGTCTTGGCAACTCAAGAGGTTGCAAGATCTGCGGCCGATGGTCATACCCTGGTGATTGGCGTCCCGGCCACCATTGCCATCAACCCAAGCCTTTACAAACTGAGCTTCGATCCGATCAAGGATCTGCGCCCCGTGGCCCAATTGGCAATCGCCCGCTTTGTCATCGTCACTGCGCCCAGTAGCGGTATCCAGTCGCTGCAACAGTTGATCGCGCAGGCGAAAGCCAATCCAGGCAAGTACAGCTATGCGTCTTATGGCAACGGATCCGCGCCCCATCTGGCAGGGCAGATGTTGACGACGACTGCCGGGGTCGATATCAACCACATCCCGTACAAAGGCTCGACAGCAGCGTTGTTCGACGTGATCAGTGGGCGGGTCAGCTTCATGTTCGATGTGGTGGCGAATGTCCAGCAGCATGTGCAGGCGGGAACGCTGAAGGTCATCGCAGCAGCAGGCGAGCAGGCACCACCGCAGTTCCCGAACGTGCCCACGGCCCAGAGCGTGGTGCCCGGCCTGGCGCTGGACGGCTGGGTTGGCGTGTTCGCGCCAGTCGGCACGCCGGCGGCTGTTGTTAATCGGCTGAGCACCGAACTGAATGAGGTGCTTAAAGAGCAGGGCCTAAAGCGCAGACTCACTGACCTGGGCTTCGACGTTGTAGGAAGTACCCCGGAGCAACTGCTCGAAACCATCCGCAAGGACCACGCCACATACACCAAGGCGGTGCAGAGCGCAGGCCTTCGCAATGAATAA
- a CDS encoding ATP-binding protein, with the protein MMQPNLLALYGLKFNPFAQDIPVEAVFVNPRLDHFCWRIEHGLAREGGFAMVHGDPGSGKSIALRLLHQRLTRLPDLMVGSITHPQSSLSDFYRELSDIFAVPIKPQNRWGGFKALRERWLAHLEASRRRCVLLIDEAQEMSAPVLSELRLLASARFDSQALLCVVLAGDARLPDKFTRDDLIPLGSRIRARLAMETATVDELQACLSHLLASAGNASLMTEPLRQTLCEHAAGNHRILMNLAGELLAQAAQRELPQIDEKLYLETYTATQTRRGKR; encoded by the coding sequence ATGATGCAACCCAATCTGCTGGCCCTTTACGGCCTGAAGTTCAACCCCTTTGCCCAGGACATCCCCGTCGAAGCGGTCTTCGTGAACCCCAGACTCGATCACTTCTGCTGGCGTATCGAGCACGGCTTGGCACGCGAAGGCGGCTTTGCCATGGTGCATGGCGACCCAGGTTCCGGCAAGAGCATCGCCTTGCGCCTGCTCCATCAGCGTCTGACCCGGCTGCCCGATCTGATGGTTGGCTCGATTACCCATCCGCAGAGCAGCCTGTCCGACTTCTACCGAGAGCTTAGCGACATCTTTGCGGTGCCGATCAAGCCGCAGAACCGCTGGGGCGGCTTCAAGGCCCTGCGCGAACGCTGGCTGGCCCATCTGGAGGCCAGCCGCCGTCGCTGCGTGCTGCTGATCGACGAAGCCCAGGAGATGAGCGCGCCGGTCCTGTCGGAGTTACGCCTGCTGGCGTCTGCTCGCTTCGACTCACAGGCGCTGCTGTGTGTGGTGCTCGCCGGCGATGCCCGCCTGCCCGACAAGTTCACCCGCGACGATCTGATCCCCTTGGGCAGCCGGATCCGCGCGCGTCTGGCGATGGAGACCGCCACCGTGGACGAACTGCAGGCCTGCCTCAGCCACCTGCTCGCCAGTGCCGGCAATGCCAGCCTCATGACCGAACCGCTGCGCCAGACCTTGTGCGAACACGCCGCCGGCAACCATCGCATCCTGATGAACCTGGCCGGCGAACTGCTGGCCCAGGCCGCGCAGCGCGAACTGCCGCAGATCGACGAGAAGCTCTATCTCGAAACCTATACCGCAACCCAGACCCGACGCGGCAAACGTTGA